The following are from one region of the Syngnathus acus chromosome 19, fSynAcu1.2, whole genome shotgun sequence genome:
- the jakmip3 gene encoding janus kinase and microtubule-interacting protein 3 isoform X1 gives MSKRAPAGRARAERTDAVGTLQAANDELRAKLMDVQLELQQEKNKVKTSTDRHCVSRLERERSQELRAEHHRATAAMTELKSKLHEEKQKELAVTRETLLRQHEMELMRVIKIKDGEIQRLNALVLSLRDGSMDKVRSGGALLAEVEETRRSWETERCRLHQELQEQRGAKRSAEEALAAAQQACQSRAAELRSAHHQHGEELSRTKRDCEREIRRLVGLIRCAMDEIKLKDRAVSVLDKALGLQAGHAHRLQLQTQAAEQQIAALRDSQRAGLNYPGSGVNAATSNPLHSSQEDRDTRRFQLKIAELSAVIRKLEDRNALLSEERNELLKRLRETESQFLPLLDKNKRLSRKNEELSLVLCRLENKVRFVTQENEEMASLRRPSSLNDLDRGCGQQDGEMEFLRLQVVEQRHIIDDLSKALETGAHVRNVIERDLVLRYRRRESLRRKRSVRSCKVIETFYGYDEDVSVDSDGSSLSFHTDRTPDTEPEEGCVREEAELRYRQLTQEYQALQRAYALLAQTSGGDYDAEKEIKTREQLMVEMGHYQSRVADLESALKQQGQNVKWVEEKQLLRQSNQQLAEKVRRMEAEEARLKEHIQDIRDQNELLEFRILELEEREWRSPVLKFQQVRFPDGLSPLQIYCEAEGVSVRKASLATLTLTRGPRAPYIAPCAFPQDIVISDLMKKLDILGDNAVSNLTNEEQVVVIHARTLLTLAEKWLESIEVTKSALQQKMLDIESEKDMFCKQKGYLDEELDFRKRSMDQAHKRILELEAMLYEALPQRDCPATDGEKASHAGVNDMLTADQREELRSAVDQWKRALMCELRERDACILQERMDLLHSAQQRNKELKEFIEAQKRQIKQLEEKFLFLFLFFSLAFILWP, from the exons ATGTCCAAACGAGCTCCGGCAGGGCGGGCCAGGGCGGAGCGAACGGACGCCGTGGGCACCCTTCAAGCCGCCAATGACGAGCTGAGAGCCAAACTGATGGACGTCCAGTTAGAACTTCAGCAGGAGAAGAACAAGGTGAAGACCTCAACGGACAGAcactgc GTCAGCCgtctggagagagagagaagtcaGGAACTGCGGGCGGAGCACCACCGCGCCACCGCCGCCATGACGGAACTCAAAAGCAAACTCCATGAGGAGAAGCAGAAAGAGTTAGCCGTTACCAGGGAGACATTACTGCGGCAGCATGAAATGGAGCTGATGAGAGTGATCAAAATCAAAGATGGAGAGATCCAGCGACTGAATGCCTTGGTCCTCAGCCTGAGGGACGGCTCCATGGACAAG GTGAGGAGCGGGGGCGCTTTGCTGGCGGAGGTGGAGGAGACGCGGCGGAGTTGGGAGACCGAGCGGTGTCGCCTCCACCAGGAGCTTCAGGAGCAACGCGGAGCAAAGAGGAGCGCGGAAGAAGCCCTGGCAGCGGCCCAGCAGGCCTGCCAGTCCCGAGCGGCCGAGCTCCGATCGGCTCATCACCAGCATGGGGAGGAGCTGAGCCGAACCAAGAGAGACTGCGAGAGGGAGATCCGCCGACTGGTAGGACTGATCAGATGCGCG ATGGATGAGATCAAGCTGAAGGACAGAGCGGTTAGTGTTTTGGATAAAGCCCTGGGGCTACAGGCCGGCCACGCCCACCGCCTTCAGCTGCAGACTCAGGCTGCCGAGCAGCAGATCGCCGCCCTGAGGGATTCCCAAAGGGCGGGCCTAAACTACCCTGGAAGTGGGGTCAACGCCGCTACTAGCAATCCTCTTCATAGC TCTCAGGAGGATCGGGACACGCGAAGGTTTCAGCTGAAAATCGCTGAGCTCAGCGCAGTCATCAGGAAACTGGAGGATCGAAATGCCCTGCTTTCTGAAGAGCGCAACGAACTG CTGAAGCGActgagagaaacagagagcCAGTTTCTGCCACTcctggacaaaaacaaacgccTGAGCAGGAAGAATGAAGAACTCTCGCTGGTGCTGTGTCGCCTCGAAAACAAAGTGCGCTTTGTCACCCAGGAGAACGAGGAGATGGCAAGCTTG AGAAGGCCTAGTTCGCTCAATGACCTGGACCGCGGTTGCGGCCAGCAGGACGGTGAAATGGAGTTTCTACGGCTTCAAGTTGTGGAGCAGCGGCACATCATCGACGACTTGTCCAAG GCTCTGGAGACAGGAGCTCACGTCAGAAATGTAATT GAAAGAGATTTGGTGCTACGATACCGACGTCGAGAATCTCTGAGGAGGAAACGGAGCGTGAGGTCCTGCAAG GTCATCGAAACATTTTACGGCTACGACGAAGACGTGTCGGTGGACTCGGACGGATCGTCCTTGTCTTTTCACACCGACAGAACCCCCGACACGGAACCCGAAGAG gggtgtgtgcgtgaggaGGCGGAGCTTCGCTACCGCCAGCTGACGCAAGAATATCAAGCGCTGCAACGAGCCTACGCTCTGCTAGCCCAGACCAGCGGAGGGGACTACGACGCCGAGAAGGAGATCAAG ACCAGAGAACAGCTGATGGTTGAAATGGGTCACTATCAAAGCAGAGTGGCAGATCTGGAGTCAGCGCTGAAACAACAAGGACAG AATGTCAAGTGGGTGGAGGAGAAACAGCTGCTGCGTCAGAGCAATCAGCAGTTGGCCGAAAAG GTCAGGCGGATGGAGGCGGAAGAAGCGCGTCTGAAAGAGCACATCCAGGATATCCGAGACCAAAACGAACTGCTTGAGTTCCGCATCCTGGAGCTGGAG GAGAGGGAGTGGCGCTCCCCCGTTTTGAAGTTCCAGCAAGTCCGTTTCCCAGACGGCCTCAGCCCTTTGCAGATCTACTGCGAGGCCGAGGGCGTGAGCGTACGTAAGGCGTCCCTcgcaaccctaaccctaacccgaggtCCCAGAGCGCCTTACATTGCTCCTTGCGCCTTTCCCCAGGACATCGTCATCAGTGATCTGATGAAGAAGCTGGACATCCTGGGCGATAACGCCGTAAGT AATCTCACCAACGAGGAGCAGGTGGTCGTGATTCACGCCAGGACCCTTCTCACCCTAGCCGAGAAG TGGTTAGAATCCATCGAAGTGACCAAGTCAGCACTTCAACAGAAGATGTTGGACATTGAAAGTGAGAAG GATATGTTCTGCAAGCAGAAGGGCTACCTGGATGAAGAGTTGGACTTCAGGAAGCGTTCCATGGACCAGGCTCATAAG AGGATCCTGGAGCTGGAGGCCATGTTGTACGAGGCGCTACCGCAGCGGGACTGCCCCGCCACGGACGGCGAAAAGGCCAGCCACGCTGGCGTGAATGACATGCTGACGGCGGATCAGAGAGAAGAGCTTAGGAGCGCCGTGGACCAATGGAAGCGAGCCCTGATGTGCGAGTTGAGGGAGCGCGACGCTTGCATCCTCCAAGAGAGAATGGATCTGCTGCACAGCGCGCAACAG AGGAACAAAGAGCTGAAAGAATTCATCGAAGCTCAGAAGAGACAAATCAAACAATTGGAGGAGAAGTTTctgtttctctttctcttcttctccttggCCTTCATTCTGTGGCCCTAA
- the jakmip3 gene encoding janus kinase and microtubule-interacting protein 3 isoform X16 — translation MSKRAPAGRARAERTDAVGTLQAANDELRAKLMDVQLELQQEKNKVKTSTDRHCVSRLERERSQELRAEHHRATAAMTELKSKLHEEKQKELAVTRETLLRQHEMELMRVIKIKDGEIQRLNALVLSLRDGSMDKVRSGGALLAEVEETRRSWETERCRLHQELQEQRGAKRSAEEALAAAQQACQSRAAELRSAHHQHGEELSRTKRDCEREIRRLVGLIRCAMDEIKLKDRAVSVLDKALGLQAGHAHRLQLQTQAAEQQIAALRDSQRAGLNYPGSGVNAATSNPLHSSQEDRDTRRFQLKIAELSAVIRKLEDRNALLSEERNELLKRLRETESQFLPLLDKNKRLSRKNEELSLVLCRLENKVRFVTQENEEMASLRRPSSLNDLDRGCGQQDGEMEFLRLQVVEQRHIIDDLSKALETGAHVRNVIERDLVLRYRRRESLRRKRSVRSCKVIETFYGYDEDVSVDSDGSSLSFHTDRTPDTEPEEGCVREEAELRYRQLTQEYQALQRAYALLAQTSGGDYDAEKEIKTREQLMVEMGHYQSRVADLESALKQQGQNLTNEEQVVVIHARTLLTLAEKWLESIEVTKSALQQKMLDIESEKDMFCKQKGYLDEELDFRKRSMDQAHKRILELEAMLYEALPQRDCPATDGEKASHAGVNDMLTADQREELRSAVDQWKRALMCELRERDACILQERMDLLHSAQQRNKELKEFIEAQKRQIKQLEEKFLFLFLFFSLAFILWP, via the exons ATGTCCAAACGAGCTCCGGCAGGGCGGGCCAGGGCGGAGCGAACGGACGCCGTGGGCACCCTTCAAGCCGCCAATGACGAGCTGAGAGCCAAACTGATGGACGTCCAGTTAGAACTTCAGCAGGAGAAGAACAAGGTGAAGACCTCAACGGACAGAcactgc GTCAGCCgtctggagagagagagaagtcaGGAACTGCGGGCGGAGCACCACCGCGCCACCGCCGCCATGACGGAACTCAAAAGCAAACTCCATGAGGAGAAGCAGAAAGAGTTAGCCGTTACCAGGGAGACATTACTGCGGCAGCATGAAATGGAGCTGATGAGAGTGATCAAAATCAAAGATGGAGAGATCCAGCGACTGAATGCCTTGGTCCTCAGCCTGAGGGACGGCTCCATGGACAAG GTGAGGAGCGGGGGCGCTTTGCTGGCGGAGGTGGAGGAGACGCGGCGGAGTTGGGAGACCGAGCGGTGTCGCCTCCACCAGGAGCTTCAGGAGCAACGCGGAGCAAAGAGGAGCGCGGAAGAAGCCCTGGCAGCGGCCCAGCAGGCCTGCCAGTCCCGAGCGGCCGAGCTCCGATCGGCTCATCACCAGCATGGGGAGGAGCTGAGCCGAACCAAGAGAGACTGCGAGAGGGAGATCCGCCGACTGGTAGGACTGATCAGATGCGCG ATGGATGAGATCAAGCTGAAGGACAGAGCGGTTAGTGTTTTGGATAAAGCCCTGGGGCTACAGGCCGGCCACGCCCACCGCCTTCAGCTGCAGACTCAGGCTGCCGAGCAGCAGATCGCCGCCCTGAGGGATTCCCAAAGGGCGGGCCTAAACTACCCTGGAAGTGGGGTCAACGCCGCTACTAGCAATCCTCTTCATAGC TCTCAGGAGGATCGGGACACGCGAAGGTTTCAGCTGAAAATCGCTGAGCTCAGCGCAGTCATCAGGAAACTGGAGGATCGAAATGCCCTGCTTTCTGAAGAGCGCAACGAACTG CTGAAGCGActgagagaaacagagagcCAGTTTCTGCCACTcctggacaaaaacaaacgccTGAGCAGGAAGAATGAAGAACTCTCGCTGGTGCTGTGTCGCCTCGAAAACAAAGTGCGCTTTGTCACCCAGGAGAACGAGGAGATGGCAAGCTTG AGAAGGCCTAGTTCGCTCAATGACCTGGACCGCGGTTGCGGCCAGCAGGACGGTGAAATGGAGTTTCTACGGCTTCAAGTTGTGGAGCAGCGGCACATCATCGACGACTTGTCCAAG GCTCTGGAGACAGGAGCTCACGTCAGAAATGTAATT GAAAGAGATTTGGTGCTACGATACCGACGTCGAGAATCTCTGAGGAGGAAACGGAGCGTGAGGTCCTGCAAG GTCATCGAAACATTTTACGGCTACGACGAAGACGTGTCGGTGGACTCGGACGGATCGTCCTTGTCTTTTCACACCGACAGAACCCCCGACACGGAACCCGAAGAG gggtgtgtgcgtgaggaGGCGGAGCTTCGCTACCGCCAGCTGACGCAAGAATATCAAGCGCTGCAACGAGCCTACGCTCTGCTAGCCCAGACCAGCGGAGGGGACTACGACGCCGAGAAGGAGATCAAG ACCAGAGAACAGCTGATGGTTGAAATGGGTCACTATCAAAGCAGAGTGGCAGATCTGGAGTCAGCGCTGAAACAACAAGGACAG AATCTCACCAACGAGGAGCAGGTGGTCGTGATTCACGCCAGGACCCTTCTCACCCTAGCCGAGAAG TGGTTAGAATCCATCGAAGTGACCAAGTCAGCACTTCAACAGAAGATGTTGGACATTGAAAGTGAGAAG GATATGTTCTGCAAGCAGAAGGGCTACCTGGATGAAGAGTTGGACTTCAGGAAGCGTTCCATGGACCAGGCTCATAAG AGGATCCTGGAGCTGGAGGCCATGTTGTACGAGGCGCTACCGCAGCGGGACTGCCCCGCCACGGACGGCGAAAAGGCCAGCCACGCTGGCGTGAATGACATGCTGACGGCGGATCAGAGAGAAGAGCTTAGGAGCGCCGTGGACCAATGGAAGCGAGCCCTGATGTGCGAGTTGAGGGAGCGCGACGCTTGCATCCTCCAAGAGAGAATGGATCTGCTGCACAGCGCGCAACAG AGGAACAAAGAGCTGAAAGAATTCATCGAAGCTCAGAAGAGACAAATCAAACAATTGGAGGAGAAGTTTctgtttctctttctcttcttctccttggCCTTCATTCTGTGGCCCTAA
- the jakmip3 gene encoding janus kinase and microtubule-interacting protein 3 isoform X18, giving the protein MSKRAPAGRARAERTDAVGTLQAANDELRAKLMDVQLELQQEKNKVSRLERERSQELRAEHHRATAAMTELKSKLHEEKQKELAVTRETLLRQHEMELMRVIKIKDGEIQRLNALVLSLRDGSMDKVRSGGALLAEVEETRRSWETERCRLHQELQEQRGAKRSAEEALAAAQQACQSRAAELRSAHHQHGEELSRTKRDCEREIRRLMDEIKLKDRAVSVLDKALGLQAGHAHRLQLQTQAAEQQIAALRDSQRAGLNYPGSGVNAATSNPLHSSQEDRDTRRFQLKIAELSAVIRKLEDRNALLSEERNELLKRLRETESQFLPLLDKNKRLSRKNEELSLVLCRLENKVRFVTQENEEMASLRRPSSLNDLDRGCGQQDGEMEFLRLQVVEQRHIIDDLSKERDLVLRYRRRESLRRKRSVRSCKVIETFYGYDEDVSVDSDGSSLSFHTDRTPDTEPEEGCVREEAELRYRQLTQEYQALQRAYALLAQTSGGDYDAEKEIKTREQLMVEMGHYQSRVADLESALKQQGQNVKWVEEKQLLRQSNQQLAEKVRRMEAEEARLKEHIQDIRDQNELLEFRILELEEREWRSPVLKFQQVRFPDGLSPLQIYCEAEGVSVRKASLATLTLTRGPRAPYIAPCAFPQDIVISDLMKKLDILGDNANLTNEEQVVVIHARTLLTLAEKWLESIEVTKSALQQKMLDIESEKDMFCKQKGYLDEELDFRKRSMDQAHKRILELEAMLYEALPQRDCPATDGEKASHAGVNDMLTADQREELRSAVDQWKRALMCELRERDACILQERMDLLHSAQQRNKELKEFIEAQKRQIKQLEEKFLFLFLFFSLAFILWP; this is encoded by the exons ATGTCCAAACGAGCTCCGGCAGGGCGGGCCAGGGCGGAGCGAACGGACGCCGTGGGCACCCTTCAAGCCGCCAATGACGAGCTGAGAGCCAAACTGATGGACGTCCAGTTAGAACTTCAGCAGGAGAAGAACAAG GTCAGCCgtctggagagagagagaagtcaGGAACTGCGGGCGGAGCACCACCGCGCCACCGCCGCCATGACGGAACTCAAAAGCAAACTCCATGAGGAGAAGCAGAAAGAGTTAGCCGTTACCAGGGAGACATTACTGCGGCAGCATGAAATGGAGCTGATGAGAGTGATCAAAATCAAAGATGGAGAGATCCAGCGACTGAATGCCTTGGTCCTCAGCCTGAGGGACGGCTCCATGGACAAG GTGAGGAGCGGGGGCGCTTTGCTGGCGGAGGTGGAGGAGACGCGGCGGAGTTGGGAGACCGAGCGGTGTCGCCTCCACCAGGAGCTTCAGGAGCAACGCGGAGCAAAGAGGAGCGCGGAAGAAGCCCTGGCAGCGGCCCAGCAGGCCTGCCAGTCCCGAGCGGCCGAGCTCCGATCGGCTCATCACCAGCATGGGGAGGAGCTGAGCCGAACCAAGAGAGACTGCGAGAGGGAGATCCGCCGACTG ATGGATGAGATCAAGCTGAAGGACAGAGCGGTTAGTGTTTTGGATAAAGCCCTGGGGCTACAGGCCGGCCACGCCCACCGCCTTCAGCTGCAGACTCAGGCTGCCGAGCAGCAGATCGCCGCCCTGAGGGATTCCCAAAGGGCGGGCCTAAACTACCCTGGAAGTGGGGTCAACGCCGCTACTAGCAATCCTCTTCATAGC TCTCAGGAGGATCGGGACACGCGAAGGTTTCAGCTGAAAATCGCTGAGCTCAGCGCAGTCATCAGGAAACTGGAGGATCGAAATGCCCTGCTTTCTGAAGAGCGCAACGAACTG CTGAAGCGActgagagaaacagagagcCAGTTTCTGCCACTcctggacaaaaacaaacgccTGAGCAGGAAGAATGAAGAACTCTCGCTGGTGCTGTGTCGCCTCGAAAACAAAGTGCGCTTTGTCACCCAGGAGAACGAGGAGATGGCAAGCTTG AGAAGGCCTAGTTCGCTCAATGACCTGGACCGCGGTTGCGGCCAGCAGGACGGTGAAATGGAGTTTCTACGGCTTCAAGTTGTGGAGCAGCGGCACATCATCGACGACTTGTCCAAG GAAAGAGATTTGGTGCTACGATACCGACGTCGAGAATCTCTGAGGAGGAAACGGAGCGTGAGGTCCTGCAAG GTCATCGAAACATTTTACGGCTACGACGAAGACGTGTCGGTGGACTCGGACGGATCGTCCTTGTCTTTTCACACCGACAGAACCCCCGACACGGAACCCGAAGAG gggtgtgtgcgtgaggaGGCGGAGCTTCGCTACCGCCAGCTGACGCAAGAATATCAAGCGCTGCAACGAGCCTACGCTCTGCTAGCCCAGACCAGCGGAGGGGACTACGACGCCGAGAAGGAGATCAAG ACCAGAGAACAGCTGATGGTTGAAATGGGTCACTATCAAAGCAGAGTGGCAGATCTGGAGTCAGCGCTGAAACAACAAGGACAG AATGTCAAGTGGGTGGAGGAGAAACAGCTGCTGCGTCAGAGCAATCAGCAGTTGGCCGAAAAG GTCAGGCGGATGGAGGCGGAAGAAGCGCGTCTGAAAGAGCACATCCAGGATATCCGAGACCAAAACGAACTGCTTGAGTTCCGCATCCTGGAGCTGGAG GAGAGGGAGTGGCGCTCCCCCGTTTTGAAGTTCCAGCAAGTCCGTTTCCCAGACGGCCTCAGCCCTTTGCAGATCTACTGCGAGGCCGAGGGCGTGAGCGTACGTAAGGCGTCCCTcgcaaccctaaccctaacccgaggtCCCAGAGCGCCTTACATTGCTCCTTGCGCCTTTCCCCAGGACATCGTCATCAGTGATCTGATGAAGAAGCTGGACATCCTGGGCGATAACGCC AATCTCACCAACGAGGAGCAGGTGGTCGTGATTCACGCCAGGACCCTTCTCACCCTAGCCGAGAAG TGGTTAGAATCCATCGAAGTGACCAAGTCAGCACTTCAACAGAAGATGTTGGACATTGAAAGTGAGAAG GATATGTTCTGCAAGCAGAAGGGCTACCTGGATGAAGAGTTGGACTTCAGGAAGCGTTCCATGGACCAGGCTCATAAG AGGATCCTGGAGCTGGAGGCCATGTTGTACGAGGCGCTACCGCAGCGGGACTGCCCCGCCACGGACGGCGAAAAGGCCAGCCACGCTGGCGTGAATGACATGCTGACGGCGGATCAGAGAGAAGAGCTTAGGAGCGCCGTGGACCAATGGAAGCGAGCCCTGATGTGCGAGTTGAGGGAGCGCGACGCTTGCATCCTCCAAGAGAGAATGGATCTGCTGCACAGCGCGCAACAG AGGAACAAAGAGCTGAAAGAATTCATCGAAGCTCAGAAGAGACAAATCAAACAATTGGAGGAGAAGTTTctgtttctctttctcttcttctccttggCCTTCATTCTGTGGCCCTAA
- the jakmip3 gene encoding janus kinase and microtubule-interacting protein 3 isoform X17 — protein MSKRAPAGRARAERTDAVGTLQAANDELRAKLMDVQLELQQEKNKVSRLERERSQELRAEHHRATAAMTELKSKLHEEKQKELAVTRETLLRQHEMELMRVIKIKDGEIQRLNALVLSLRDGSMDKVRSGGALLAEVEETRRSWETERCRLHQELQEQRGAKRSAEEALAAAQQACQSRAAELRSAHHQHGEELSRTKRDCEREIRRLMDEIKLKDRAVSVLDKALGLQAGHAHRLQLQTQAAEQQIAALRDSQRAGLNYPGSGVNAATSNPLHSSQEDRDTRRFQLKIAELSAVIRKLEDRNALLSEERNELLKRLRETESQFLPLLDKNKRLSRKNEELSLVLCRLENKVRFVTQENEEMASLRRPSSLNDLDRGCGQQDGEMEFLRLQVVEQRHIIDDLSKALETGAHVRNVIERDLVLRYRRRESLRRKRSVRSCKVIETFYGYDEDVSVDSDGSSLSFHTDRTPDTEPEEGCVREEAELRYRQLTQEYQALQRAYALLAQTSGGDYDAEKEIKTREQLMVEMGHYQSRVADLESALKQQGQNVKWVEEKQLLRQSNQQLAEKVRRMEAEEARLKEHIQDIRDQNELLEFRILELEEREWRSPVLKFQQVRFPDGLSPLQIYCEAEGVSDIVISDLMKKLDILGDNANLTNEEQVVVIHARTLLTLAEKWLESIEVTKSALQQKMLDIESEKDMFCKQKGYLDEELDFRKRSMDQAHKRILELEAMLYEALPQRDCPATDGEKASHAGVNDMLTADQREELRSAVDQWKRALMCELRERDACILQERMDLLHSAQQRNKELKEFIEAQKRQIKQLEEKFLFLFLFFSLAFILWP, from the exons ATGTCCAAACGAGCTCCGGCAGGGCGGGCCAGGGCGGAGCGAACGGACGCCGTGGGCACCCTTCAAGCCGCCAATGACGAGCTGAGAGCCAAACTGATGGACGTCCAGTTAGAACTTCAGCAGGAGAAGAACAAG GTCAGCCgtctggagagagagagaagtcaGGAACTGCGGGCGGAGCACCACCGCGCCACCGCCGCCATGACGGAACTCAAAAGCAAACTCCATGAGGAGAAGCAGAAAGAGTTAGCCGTTACCAGGGAGACATTACTGCGGCAGCATGAAATGGAGCTGATGAGAGTGATCAAAATCAAAGATGGAGAGATCCAGCGACTGAATGCCTTGGTCCTCAGCCTGAGGGACGGCTCCATGGACAAG GTGAGGAGCGGGGGCGCTTTGCTGGCGGAGGTGGAGGAGACGCGGCGGAGTTGGGAGACCGAGCGGTGTCGCCTCCACCAGGAGCTTCAGGAGCAACGCGGAGCAAAGAGGAGCGCGGAAGAAGCCCTGGCAGCGGCCCAGCAGGCCTGCCAGTCCCGAGCGGCCGAGCTCCGATCGGCTCATCACCAGCATGGGGAGGAGCTGAGCCGAACCAAGAGAGACTGCGAGAGGGAGATCCGCCGACTG ATGGATGAGATCAAGCTGAAGGACAGAGCGGTTAGTGTTTTGGATAAAGCCCTGGGGCTACAGGCCGGCCACGCCCACCGCCTTCAGCTGCAGACTCAGGCTGCCGAGCAGCAGATCGCCGCCCTGAGGGATTCCCAAAGGGCGGGCCTAAACTACCCTGGAAGTGGGGTCAACGCCGCTACTAGCAATCCTCTTCATAGC TCTCAGGAGGATCGGGACACGCGAAGGTTTCAGCTGAAAATCGCTGAGCTCAGCGCAGTCATCAGGAAACTGGAGGATCGAAATGCCCTGCTTTCTGAAGAGCGCAACGAACTG CTGAAGCGActgagagaaacagagagcCAGTTTCTGCCACTcctggacaaaaacaaacgccTGAGCAGGAAGAATGAAGAACTCTCGCTGGTGCTGTGTCGCCTCGAAAACAAAGTGCGCTTTGTCACCCAGGAGAACGAGGAGATGGCAAGCTTG AGAAGGCCTAGTTCGCTCAATGACCTGGACCGCGGTTGCGGCCAGCAGGACGGTGAAATGGAGTTTCTACGGCTTCAAGTTGTGGAGCAGCGGCACATCATCGACGACTTGTCCAAG GCTCTGGAGACAGGAGCTCACGTCAGAAATGTAATT GAAAGAGATTTGGTGCTACGATACCGACGTCGAGAATCTCTGAGGAGGAAACGGAGCGTGAGGTCCTGCAAG GTCATCGAAACATTTTACGGCTACGACGAAGACGTGTCGGTGGACTCGGACGGATCGTCCTTGTCTTTTCACACCGACAGAACCCCCGACACGGAACCCGAAGAG gggtgtgtgcgtgaggaGGCGGAGCTTCGCTACCGCCAGCTGACGCAAGAATATCAAGCGCTGCAACGAGCCTACGCTCTGCTAGCCCAGACCAGCGGAGGGGACTACGACGCCGAGAAGGAGATCAAG ACCAGAGAACAGCTGATGGTTGAAATGGGTCACTATCAAAGCAGAGTGGCAGATCTGGAGTCAGCGCTGAAACAACAAGGACAG AATGTCAAGTGGGTGGAGGAGAAACAGCTGCTGCGTCAGAGCAATCAGCAGTTGGCCGAAAAG GTCAGGCGGATGGAGGCGGAAGAAGCGCGTCTGAAAGAGCACATCCAGGATATCCGAGACCAAAACGAACTGCTTGAGTTCCGCATCCTGGAGCTGGAG GAGAGGGAGTGGCGCTCCCCCGTTTTGAAGTTCCAGCAAGTCCGTTTCCCAGACGGCCTCAGCCCTTTGCAGATCTACTGCGAGGCCGAGGGCGTGAGC GACATCGTCATCAGTGATCTGATGAAGAAGCTGGACATCCTGGGCGATAACGCC AATCTCACCAACGAGGAGCAGGTGGTCGTGATTCACGCCAGGACCCTTCTCACCCTAGCCGAGAAG TGGTTAGAATCCATCGAAGTGACCAAGTCAGCACTTCAACAGAAGATGTTGGACATTGAAAGTGAGAAG GATATGTTCTGCAAGCAGAAGGGCTACCTGGATGAAGAGTTGGACTTCAGGAAGCGTTCCATGGACCAGGCTCATAAG AGGATCCTGGAGCTGGAGGCCATGTTGTACGAGGCGCTACCGCAGCGGGACTGCCCCGCCACGGACGGCGAAAAGGCCAGCCACGCTGGCGTGAATGACATGCTGACGGCGGATCAGAGAGAAGAGCTTAGGAGCGCCGTGGACCAATGGAAGCGAGCCCTGATGTGCGAGTTGAGGGAGCGCGACGCTTGCATCCTCCAAGAGAGAATGGATCTGCTGCACAGCGCGCAACAG AGGAACAAAGAGCTGAAAGAATTCATCGAAGCTCAGAAGAGACAAATCAAACAATTGGAGGAGAAGTTTctgtttctctttctcttcttctccttggCCTTCATTCTGTGGCCCTAA